tcaACAGAACAGCATAACTAAACATTTAATCGCAGgagaatatatttaaaaaagggaATTAAACTGCTGAAATACTTGAGTCACCAATGAATGCACAAACGTGCTTTTTAAAATTGTCCTTGGTCACATTCGTCTTCACCTTTAACTTCAGCTCAACCAAACTACCTCACGTCGTCAAATTCTTCTCAGACTCTGATTGGTTGGGAGGAGTGGGCGTTCTTCGTCCTGACTTGTGATTGGCTCAAATCACACGCCTGCTCCAGCTTCTGTGCTTGTGCGTCCCGTCAACGTGTTTTTACACCAGGAGCTTCATCTACTAGCCGTTATTTGGAAAATGGCGAGCTGGTGTGTCCGCGCAGTGAGACAGAGCTACTCGCTCGTAGCTTCGCCTGCGTTATTACGGTATAACGACTTTATTGTTAAAATGTCCTTTATAGAAACGCTGTTGTTGTGTTAGTTAGGGCGATGCTTAGCTGATAGCACCAGCTAGCACCACTAGCTTTCATAACGATACACCATGGTGTTTACTATTGACCTTGATGTGATAAATAGAGACCTACATAGACCGTGGTACGTGTGTTGGACTCGCGGTTCAACTCTCAGTGAAGTGGTGTGATGACAGTACGTGACATGTCCTCGCTGCAGAGAGGGATGTATGACAgcttatgctaagctaacatcTATATGCTCCTCTGTGGCGTTTAACCCCTGAAGTCGTTTTTATAGAGCGTTTTCTGTCCGTCCCGGTTCAGGAGGATGCCGATCCAAACTTCATTATTAAATTCGCAGATTTAACACTTCTTGTGTTGACAGCGAGCGCTCACGCTAGTGTTTATAGTGTCTTAAGTCTTAAATTGAGCTACACGTGAGTGGAGTTTGGCGTGATGTTGCATCATTGCTCCACGGGCTAGTGAGATGATGTCAAGACGTGACATAAGCCACTGTTTACCATTGAATGACAGTTGCATAACATTCTTACTAAGTAGGTTGGCAGTGGTTGTATTAAGCTGTCTGATGTCAATTATGTGACCTGGacttaaaaaccaaaaaaagactGACTTCTGGAGAAGTTAACCACAGTAAACCCTTAGGTTGAGATCTGGTGTTTGAGTTTATTGTGTAAACCACTGTATTTGTTTTAGCACTATACTATTGTATGTACACTGTGGGAACTCACATGGGGTTGACCGTGCAGCTGATCTGTTGTAGAAATGAAATTTGAACATCCTTGACAAATGACCTATCCTGTGACCTTTCCTCCCAGAGCGTCCCCACGACTCTTGTGTACAGCCACCCAGCAGAAGAATGGCCAAGggtcagaggaggaggctgagaAGACGGAGATCAGTGAAGCAGAAAAAGTCCTCATGGAGCAGAAGTCTCAAGTGGAGGAGCAGCTCAAGGACATGACGGTACGTAAATATGCTTTGTTAGTTTTGCTGGCAGGAGGAACAAGTAAATAACTTAATAACTTTGGGCtacctaaaataaaataattggcTAACTTCCTATAGTAGTATGCTCCATTGGttgtggggagggggggtgttAATGTCAGAATTGGCATAATTCAATGTTAGAATACATCAGTTTAACATCCTGCAATTTTGATGATGTAAATTCTAAACTTAAGTTCAAGTTGTTTTGCAGCAATGTCATTCAAATTGAGCTACTTTTCATTATCACCtgttttaaaagtaatttaaagACGAGAAATATTTGACTCATAGTTTATTTGTCTGCCGTTATTCTAGGAAAAGTACAAGCGGGCTTTAGCTGACACGGAAAACCTGCGGACACGGAGTCAGAGGATGATCGAGGATGCCAAGTTATACGGTAAAGACTTGTTTTCACAGGTTGTACCACAGAAAAATTGTCTTCTGGAATATTAGATTTGATAACCCTTTCTGTTCTCAACACTAGGGATCCAGGGATTCTGCAAGGACCTGCTTGATGTGGCAGACATTTTGGAGAAGGCCACCGAGAGTGTGCCCAAGGAGGAGGTGACGAGCCAGAACCCGCACCTGAAGGACCTGTACGACGGCCTGGTGATGACCAAGGGCCAGATCCAGAAGGTGTTCACCAAGCACGGCCTGGTCAAGCTCAACCCCGAAGGCCTGAAGTTCGATCCCTATGAGCATGAGGCCCTTTTCCACACTCCTGTGGAGGGCAAGGAGCCTGGCACTGTGGCCTTAGTGACCAAAGTGGGCTACAAGCTTCACGGACGCACCCTTAGACCAGCGTTGGTGGGTGTGGCTAAATGATGACGAAACTGTAACAAAGTGGGATTTATTTTGTTGCCTGTGTGATGGAAGACCTTGGGTACagaagacacttttttttccccacaagcCCGTCTTCAAACTCTCCCTCCATCCTGAGGTTCGTCAGAGAGGCAGGAATCTAGcagaactgaagtttgtgtctgaACAGTCTTCATTCTCTTTTACCAAatacataacttttttttttttgcaaggtTTCAGTTTTTTCATCAGTCATTTCAGACGTCACAGATGGTTTAAAATCATGCACCAGGTCACAGGCAGAGGCTTAATGTCTCCTCCCACTGCCACAAACTGGAAGAAAAATCACTGGAAGAGAAACAATTGAATTATTTTCACTGACATAAAAAGTTAAGCTGAACTGTTGGTATCATTCCGGACTTTTGTTAAAAGCCCTAATTATCTCAAACTTGACTCCTCAGTTGTTGTCATGTTGAATTTTAAGGGTCATTGTGTGGGGGAAAAGAAACAGGTGAGAGATTTTACTTTGTACTGAGGTGACTGCCTTTCAGAGTAAAAGCGTCTCTCCATGATCAGGGTCTGTTCAGAAAACCTCAGTCGCTGTAAATGTCTCCGTGTCCCTGGACACTGACTTGACAATAATCGTGTATTTCACAGCATCACAATAAACTGATCATATTTGAAAGACGTGTTGCTTGTAGTGTTTTGTCTGTCAATAAAACAAtcataaatatttgattatGCTCAATGTGTCCTACAGAACAAATAATGAATCTCCCCTTTCCATTTGTACTATTGTTAAACATTAGAGTTGAGTGACTTTGCTTATTTAATAAGGGATTTTTAAATCAATCTGGATTTTAATACTTATTACATACTAATTCAGTTTGGTCTTAGCTGACACAActgtgtgtggctgtatgaAAGTAAATGAGTCATACAATTTATTTGGAGTATTTTCTCTCATGCTACTTCACTGTGACCTCTATTATGGTAAATATGCAAGATGGCACTGAACATGACACTATAAGTATATAAGTCCAAAAATGCTAAgagttttaaaaggtttttaatgCTGATAATCAAAAACTTATCAGcattaaatgtgtattattCTGTAACTGAAAACCAATGCAGCATTTCActgagattaaataaaaaaatatatatatacaaaagcTGTTATAGAGAATTACTGAGCTTCTTGAAAggaaattttaaaaaaatgtaacattCTGAACTCAAATCAAAAGATGATTTTTAAGGACACATTGTTgatttgaatctttttttcagGATTTGTTGACATTTATAAAACTACAGACTTCTGACAGTTCACAATTCTTGGAAAATGTGCACCAAATCTGCAGTAACTTCATCAACACGATGCTCTTCTGTCATTCTTATTGAAAACAAATCTTGACTACAAAAGTGTCAAAAAGAAGCCGGACTCTCCAGAATTATAAAGTATTTGCACTTTTAATAAATCTCCATACAAACCTCATCATGTGCAATGACAAAGTAACAGGACAGCAAAACAGCGTGAACAGCATCGCACTGCCCACGAGATCAAAGACAGCTCAGAAACATGCCACCACTACACCCAACGCTTCACAAGATGAttcttcaaaaaaatatataaaaatgtcacaaaatactgtacatttcacAGGTCGGTAAttatatcttcttcttttttttccaacttatCTTACAAAATTATTTACATTTGGTGACATTAAGGAACCACACCCACCCCGACTTTACAAAACAATTCTCTTTGCGACATTTACACCAAAATTAGGAACGTTTGGTAGCACATGCAGAACGACACGACCCTTTTTCTTAACTTACTGAAAGAGAAATAATTGAGAAACCATTAAACAGCTTCAGCTGAAGGTCAGTGCCGTTTGGTTTACAGGCTGAAAATGAGcacctactttttttttaacttttaaaatggccaacaGCAGCGGGGAAAAAAACCTGCTTAAGTCTTTATCATCTTAAGAATATATTTGTTACTTCCTCTCACTGTTTGACAGGCTTTTCTGGCTGGAAAACAGAAGTTTGTGAAGTGTCCACTCtgctgcaccaaactccatcaGCTTGCAGGAACAcaccactgctgccttgtttgacTGTGCGTTCCCATTATACCTCATAAATCTGGCCTCAAAGAACCTGAACTCAGGTGGAAACGTTGTAGAGGAGCATGACAGGTGTTCACAAAGGTCGAATAGAATAAAAGATTCATAAGTCAGTGAAAATATCAGAATTGTGCTTTCGTGAAAACATCTGGGCGAGATGTTAAAGAAGCCAAATCCACAAGCACATAAAGGTTTGGAGGACAAAAAGATCCGTATTTATTATAGCGCTtcaactcaaagctgctttacacaatagttttgctattcacccatttgactcacacattcacacgcatGAGCGTGGCTCCCTAGGCTGAAACATCTCCACCACTAAACTACCGCAGTGCCCCACTATGTGGATAGggaagctttaaaaaaagacccccacttgtgtattttctcaattaaggaaaacaaaaaagtcagttttctACTTGAGTTGATGTTATTTCGGTTTATTGTGCACTTTCAATCTGATCGAACCACAGCAGTAGAATTATGAAACGGTAAATGAACCACGTTTTTTGACCGCGACAGTCCTAATAAATAATACCTAgagatattttcttttctttttttaaatgaactagCATAGCTCTTAGGTTTACAGTGAagccataataaaaaaaaaaaatggattcacATTTTTCATCTGGGTACAGAATGTCCTTATGAAAGtttaaaatttgaaaataaactcGTAAGCACTCCCTATTGGACAGACTGTGTAACGACAACACAGTTTCTGCATCACCTCCAGTATCTAACAGTATCTTTGGCATCTTTTTCTTACTTATTGGCCAAAGTTTGACCCACATACTCCCATACTGACACCTGTTTAACCTATaataagctaagctaacttatcagtccgactaaaacaatgctgatgttgatgttgttgagcTCTGATGAAAATCAGGCAGCAGAAAGTGCTCAGTCACACGAAAGctgctctttctttttcctttccctGTGACCAGGATGACGGGTGGGAGAactgagtttatttatttaagttatttaagAGAGaaataactttaatttaatttaatttaatgtttttaaaagcgTGGTTGTATGAGGAACTAACACAGCACTGACCTAAAACACAGACGGATGCGTTAGAAACCGCTCTCTCCGCACTCCAAATTCCATACAGAAGATTTAACATGACGCCACACACAGGGGCAATTGATTCCACTGGCACCTTGATCAATGAGTGCAAAGGTGACCCTTTTCCAACTTTTAAAATGCTTGTTTCCAATTTACGTAAGAGACACAAACTtaacaaacaaggcagcagaagaccagcagcttctgagCTTTTGCAATCTAAAAAAACACCTATTTTTTGTACGgtactttggtgcaggggagtgagcactttacaaacatcagtttccagCCATAAAAGGCAGACGAATGCAACCATATACTAAACAGAGTCTATATTAGGCTTTTAAGCTTAAGCTGTTTTCCTTTGTGTCCgccgctggcagccatgtttttagtgaGAGCAAGcctcagaaatcagaaaatctTGATGAATTCCCAGGAGGAaattaggttgttttttttgtcccaggCTGGTTATCAGTCAGTGCGTTTACGTGCATGTTAATAGTCCGatttttagtcggactaagacaataattaagttttcttaatgtcatgtaaacacgttaagTCTGACTAAGACCGAGCTAGTCTTattcagactaacatacctggacaaTAGTCCAATtaccctggtctttgacccggaagtagaagaaGACGACATATAAACTGCAGTTCTGTTACCGGAAAAGAATAAACATGATGGCATCGGCAAGAGCAAAAGCTACGTAGACGAGCCACTTTTGGActgattaacatgtacagcaggtgcGAACATATAGAACCACAGCATGACCCATCTCCATTTCACCGTTtgccgtttgtttttctgtgacgtaaaaggtcaaacaggaaactgattcgatacgcactagcttatagagagatacagcactacctacggaggcggagtcagatgtACAAAGGCCAATAaatctcctccgcatgtatactcggacttGGCGAGTTGTCCGCtcgcctgtcttagtcggactacggccttagcttgactcaactgtgcatgtaaacatactgagtgaTGGCAGTGCTGACCGTCAATGACTCATACGACCGctcttcaaaaaacctgaactacacctttaaaaaaatgtacgaAAATTCAAACAAACGGCCACTTCTGATGAAAAATTACCAAATGCAGACAAAATTCACAAACCCCATCAGTGATCGTTTTGATCGTAGCTGCAAAAAACCTTTGACTTCCGGTGAATGCCATGTTTTAAAACACTCCTCAACGAATGAAC
This Solea solea chromosome 3, fSolSol10.1, whole genome shotgun sequence DNA region includes the following protein-coding sequences:
- the grpel1 gene encoding grpE protein homolog 1, mitochondrial, yielding MASWCVRAVRQSYSLVASPALLRASPRLLCTATQQKNGQGSEEEAEKTEISEAEKVLMEQKSQVEEQLKDMTEKYKRALADTENLRTRSQRMIEDAKLYGIQGFCKDLLDVADILEKATESVPKEEVTSQNPHLKDLYDGLVMTKGQIQKVFTKHGLVKLNPEGLKFDPYEHEALFHTPVEGKEPGTVALVTKVGYKLHGRTLRPALVGVAK